Proteins encoded together in one Drosophila gunungcola strain Sukarami chromosome 2R unlocalized genomic scaffold, Dgunungcola_SK_2 000013F, whole genome shotgun sequence window:
- the LOC128256094 gene encoding probable peroxisomal acyl-coenzyme A oxidase 1 — MSHIKNLIPNTVNPDLQKERTGAEFDVEEFSAWWQGGRDKLKTKREIEKAIFSDLEEGYGLNHEYMSHEEVYNSSVKQVAEAATKLKALQNKLNPGGNDIWPGVLFNVQSHGLFPANHPVATHITMFVDVIKGQGTPEQVEKWGKAAENCNIIGTYAQTELAHGTNVRGIATRADFDPQTDEFVLNTPNLEAYKWWPGGLGHTANHAMVVAQLYIADVHHGVQMFIVPVRDAETHMPLPGIDIGEVGKKLGMVSVNQGFLGLNQVRIPRTNMLMKFAKVERDGTFKASPASRLNYLTMVYTRCLIVNLNSTLLLEAATIATRYSAVRRQSPIEPNQPEPQIMDHVTQRLKLFPEIASGMAYHLAAEYMWEIYAQTVQEANNGKFDRLPDMHILSCALKVLCTTDGCAGIERLRLSTGGHGYLTAANLSNIYGNAVAAYTYEGENTVLLLQIGRALVKAWASFVEKKPVSASYSYFATSMQLKEFPKWDNSWQCIIKALQYTAAQKTRIAFENLADRMASGQSQGVAANNTGIELVRAAELHGRQFVCQTFLEQITGAKAQKRSPALNKVLENVLELFLVQTVLNNLNDILRFINLSDADLRSLQKRLEISLEKFRPNAVAICDGFGFHDRVLNSVLGSYDGNVYPRLFDSAKRSTMNQKPVQKSFETYLKPLMKANL, encoded by the exons aTGTCGCACATCAAGAACTTAATACCGAACACAGTGAATCCAGATCTTCAGAAGGAACGCACGGGAGCCGAGTTCGATGTGGAGGAGTTTTCAGCCTGGTGGCAGGGTGGTCGGGACAAACTAAAGACCAAACGCGAAATTG agAAGGCCATCTTCAGTGATCTGGAGGAGGGCTATGGCCTGAACCATGAGTACATGTCCCACGAGGAAGTCTACAATTCGAGTGTCAAGCAGGTGGCTGAGGCTGCTACCAAACTGAAGGCACTGCAGAACAAGCTAAATCCCGGAGGCAATGATATCTGGCC CGGAGTGCTGTTCAACGTACAGAGCCATGGACTCTTTCCGGCCAATCATCCGGTGGCCACCCACATCACCATGTTCGTGGATGTGATCAAGGGACAGGGAACCCCCGAACAGGTGGAGAAGTGGGGCAAGGCGGCGGAGAACTGCAACATTATTGGCACCTATGCCCAGACAGAGCTGGCCCATGGAACCAATGTCCGTGGGATTGCCACACGGGCGGACTTTGATCCCCAAACGGATGAGTTTGTGCTGAATACGCCTAACTTGGAGGCTTACAAGTGGTGGCCAGGCGGCT TGGGACATACTGCCAATCATGCCATGGTGGTGGCTCAGTTGTATATTGCTGATGTTCATCATGGTGTGCAAATGTTCATTGTGCCGGTGCGAGATGCCGAGACGCATATGCCTCTGCCGGGAATCGATATTGGTGAGGTTGGCAAGAAACTCGGCATGGTGTCCGTGAACCAGGGCTTCCTGGGACTGAACCAAGTCCGCATTCCGCGCACCAACATGCTGATGAAGTTCGCCAAGGTGGAGCGGGATGGCACCTTCAAGGCCAGTCCGGCATCAAGGCTTAACTACCTAACCATGGTTTACACCCGCTGCCTGATTGTCAATCTGAACTCCACGCTGCTCCTGGAGGCGGCCACCATTGCCACCCGGTACTCGGCTGTTCGGCGGCAGAGTCCCATCGAACCCAA CCAACCCGAACCCCAGATCATGGATCATGTCACCCAGCGTCTGAAGCTCTTCCCCGAGATCGCTAGCGGAATGGCCTATCACCTGGCCGCCGAGTATATGTGGGAGATATATGCGCAGACGGTGCAGGAGGCCAACAATGGCAAGTTCGATCGCCTGCCCGACATGCACATCCTGTCCTGTGCCCTGAAGGTACTCTGCACCACAGACGGCTGTGCCGGCATTGAGCGACTGCGGCTCtccactggaggacatggttACCTCACGGCAGCAAACTTGAGCAATATCTATGGAAACGCTGTGGCTGCATACACATACGAGGGCGAGAACACAGTGCTACTTCTCCAGATTGGACGTGCTTTGGTCAAGGCCTGGGCCTCTTTCGTGGAAAAGAAACCGGTGTCCGCATCGTACAGCTACTTTGCCACCTCCATGCAGTTAAAAGAGTTTCCCAAATGGGACAACTCCTGGCAGTGCATTATCAAGGCGTTGCAGTACACGGCAGCACA GAAAACCCGCATTGCGTTCGAGAACTTGGCGGATCGCATGGCCAGCGGTCAATCTCAGGGTGTGGCGGCTAATAACACGGGCATTGAGCTTGTTCGAGCTGCTGAG CTGCATGGTCGACAGTTTGTGTGTCAGACATTCCTAGAGCAAATCACAGGTGCCAAGGCCCAAAAGCGTTCCCCGGCTCTCAACAAAGTTTTGGAGAATGTCCTCGAACTGTTCCTGGTCCAGACTGTGCTCAATAACCTCAACGATATTTTGAGA TTCATTAACCTCAGCGATGCGGATTTGAGGTCGCTGCAAAAACGCCTGGAGATTTCGTTGGAGAAGTTCCGACCCAACGCGGTGGCCATATGCGATGGCTTTGGGTTCCACGACCGTGTTCTCAACTCTGTTTTGGGCAGCTACGACGGCAATGTTTATCCAAGACTCTTCGATTCGGCCAAGCGCAGCACCATGAACCAAAAGCCCGTTCAAAAATCCTTCGAGACCTACCTGAAGCCCCTGATGAAAGCTAATCTGTAA
- the LOC128256095 gene encoding LOW QUALITY PROTEIN: probable peroxisomal acyl-coenzyme A oxidase 1 (The sequence of the model RefSeq protein was modified relative to this genomic sequence to represent the inferred CDS: deleted 3 bases in 3 codons) translates to MATSVIPTSVNPDLQKERDGASFSSEEFAAFWAGSEETLKFIRGVRAYMQQDVDVLEMLQLQNKSHEEIVEFSVKGGIEVAKKLRRLQEERNPGGDDYWPKLYDHQVMWGLVPGGNPFGVMYVMLVKALQAQCTPEQYEDFGKRLERFEICGTYAQTELGHGTYLRGLETRADFDPKTDEFVLNTPSISSYKWWPGGLGHSSNYCLVMAQLYIDNKSKGPHMFFIQVRDEETHEPLPGVHIGDIGKKLGFWGVNNGFLGLKNVRIPRTRMLMRHAQVNADGSYVSSPTNVLTYFAMVRTRCLVAKNNSLMLAAASTIATRYSAVRRQSPINPKEREPQIMDHVTQQMKLFPEIATSLAHWLASDYLWNLYDVTIEDIEHGKYERLPELHSLSCALKVTCSMDSAAGVERLRLACGGHGYLISSNMSNIYVNATAACTYEGENTVLLLQIGRFLMKTWRSALSGAPLAPTVRYLAEVQKNPEFGKWTGSWENMVKAMQYAAANKTRVAFESLSNRLSRGETEGNAANHTGIEFTQAAELHGRAFVFGSFTAEVTGPKSKTRSAALNRVLENLLELYLVKETLNQMGHLLRFIELTDTDLTRLQDRLETVLTKLRPDAVAIVDGFDFSDLQLNSTLGSYDGNAYERIFDAALKNPMNQKSVPKSFNELLKPFMKSNM, encoded by the exons ATGGCCACTTCCGTTATTCCCACATCCGTTAATCCCGACCTCCAAAAGGAACGCGATGGAGCCAGTTTTAGCAGCGAAGAATTCGCAGCCTTTTGGGCCGGAAGCGAGGAGACTCTAAAGTTCATTCGCGGCGTTC GTGCCTATATGCAACAGGATGTGGATGTGCTGGAGATGCTGCAACTGCAGAACAAATCGCACGAGGAGATCGTCGAGTTCTCCGTGAAGGGAGGCATTGaggtggccaaaaagctgcgACGTCTGCAGGAAGAGCGTAACCCTGGCGGCGATGATTACTGGCC GAAACTGTACGATCACCAAGTGATGTGGGGTCTTGTGCCCGGCGGCAATCCTTTTGGCGTAATGTATGTGATGCTGGTCAAAGCTCTGCAGGCTCAATGCACTCCGGAGCAGTATGAGGACTTTGGCAAGCGGCTGGAACGCTTCGAGATTTGCGGCACCTACGCTCAAACGGAACTGGGTCATGGAACCTACCTGCGCGGACTGGAAACCCGGGCTGATTTCGATCCCAAGACAGATGAATTTGTGCTCAACACACCGTCGATTTCCTCCTACAAGTGGTGGCCTGGCGGCT TGGGTCACAGTTCCAACTATTGTTTGGTAATGGCTCAGCTGTATATCGACAATAAGTCCAAGGGCCCGCATATGTTCTTCATACAGGTGCGAGATGAGGAGACCCACGAACCACTGCCTGGCGTTCACATCGGTGACATTGGCAAGAAGTTGGGCTTTTGGGGGGTTAACAATGGCTTTCTGGGCCTGAAGAATGTGCGGATTCCAAGGACTCGCATGCTAATGCGACATGCCCAGGTCAATGCCGATGGATCCTATGTTAGCAGTCCCACGAATGTGCTTACCTATTTTGCAATGGTGCGCACGCGCTGTCTAGTTGCCAAAAATAATTCGTTGATGTTGGCGGCGGCTTCCACCATTGCCACTAGATACTCGGCTGTCAGACGCCAAAGTCCCATAAATCCCAA GGAACGTGAGCCCCAGATCATGGATCACGTTACTCAGCAAATGAAGCTTTTCCCGGAGATTGCCACCAGTTTGGCCCATTGGCTGGCCAGTGACTACTTATGGAACCTCTACGATGTGACCATTGAGGATATAGAACACGGAAAGTATGAGCGCCTGCCGGAGCTGCATTCCCTGTCCTGCGCACTAAAAGTAACCTGCTCAATGGACTCTGCCGCTGGCGTGGAAAGATTGCGTTTGGCATGTGGCGGCCACGGGTACCTTATCTCGTCCAACATGAGCAATATTTACGTGAATGCCACCGCAGCATGCACC TACGAGGGCGAGAACACAGTACTTCTGCTGCAGATCGGTCGCTTTTTGATGAAGACCTGGCGGTCAGCGTTGAGTGGAGCTCCGTTGGCGCCCACAGTTCGCTATCTGGCCGAAGTGCAAAAGAATCCGGAGTTTGGCAAATGGacaggcagctgggaaaacATGGTGAAGGCCATGCAGTATGCAGCTGCTAA TAAGACACGCGTGGCCTTTGAGAGCCTTTCCAACCGGCTGTCTAGAGGCGAG ACCGAAGGGAATGCGGCTAATCATACGGGCATTGAGTTCACCCAAGCAGCCGAG CTCCATGGACGCGCCTTTGTTTTCGGCTCTTTCACCGCTGAAGTGACCGGACCCAAATCCAAAACCCGCTCAGCAGCGCTCAATCGAGTTTTGGAAAACCTTTTGGAGCTGTACCTGGTCAAGGAGACACTTAATCAAATGGGCCACCTACTCAGG TTTATTGAATTGACCGAT ACAGATCTGACGCGGCTGCAGGATCGTTTGGAAACGGTGCTCACCAAACTGCGACCCGATGCTGTGGCTATTGTGGATGGCTTCGACTTTAGTGATCTTCAACTAAACTCCACTTTGGGCTCCTACGATGGCAATGCCTATGAGCGTATCTTCGATGCGGCTCTCAAAAACCCGATGAACCAGAAGTCAGTTCCAAAGTCCTTCAATGAACTCCTGAAACCTTTCATGAAGTCCAATATGTAG